One part of the Anopheles coustani chromosome 2, idAnoCousDA_361_x.2, whole genome shotgun sequence genome encodes these proteins:
- the LOC131265682 gene encoding carnitine O-palmitoyltransferase 2, mitochondrial: MLRVPKIRWAPLANAARAKSTTARATTGDEYQYLQRSKIPMLHFQPSLPRLPIPELEKTCSRYLAAQQPLLTPEAFDRTKAAVKQFSEGDGPKLQALLKEFDAKNKHTSYISEPWFDMYLRDRAPLPLNYNPLLMMNPDPRPEYNNQLLRTTNLIISSLRFMKSLRARCLEPEVFHMNPAKSDTSTFRTVTSLMPSIISTYVAYTFKAFPLDMSQYQGLFGGTRIPELGKDRIYRSDSSRHVLVLNKGNMYAVDVMDEAGNIEQPATLMARIDRILNDNRPPAAEPLGLLTTENRDRWATARSHLTQIGSNAKSLELVDSALFCLCLDDSTISPDNPIPAIRNFLFGDGTNRWFDKSFSLIVAKDGTAGINFEHSWGDGVAVLRYFQEIFKETTTAPFAHPGLKGNDPAGAGGSPVVPIEFTLDEQVRGAVRAAENHHNAIIDSLDMNYMKFEGINKGVCKQQRISPDSVMQLGFQLAFYKQHGRFVATYESCSTAAFRHGRTETMRPCTLATKEFCKEIERAEGPKKKSVAELRELMNKCSTVHGQLTKEAAMGQGFDRHLFGLRHTAQKNGLPLPALYEDPAYGAINHNILSTSTLSSPALLAGGFGPVVQDGYGIGYNIQDAYLGSVVTSYKPHRNGREFVECLREAYEDITKVLTSGGTPSKGK; this comes from the exons ATGTTACGAGTACCAAAAATCCGTTGGGCCCCGTTGGCCAATGCGGCCAGAGCAAAATCAACCACAGCTCGAGCAACTACCGGTGATGAGTACCAATATCTGCAACGATCCAAGATACCGATGCTTCATTTCCAACCATCGTTGCCCCGGTTACCGATCCCCGAGCTCGAGAAAACCTGTTCCCGCTATCTGGCCGCCCAGCAGCCACTACTCACTCCGGAAGCCTTTGATCGCACGAAGGCCGCTGTGAAACAGTTCTCCGAAGGGGACGGTCCAAAACTGCAGGCACTTCTGAAGGAGTTCGATGCAAAGAACAAGCATACTAGCTACATTTCCGAGCCATGGTTCGATATGTATCTGCGCGATCGAGCGCCACTTCCGTTGAACTACAACccgctgctgatgatgaacCCTGACCCGCGGCCAGAGTACAACAATCAGTTGCTGCGTACGACGAACCTGATTATCAGCTCGCTTCGCTTCATGAAGTCGCTTCGGGCTCGTTGTCTTGAGCCAGAAGTGTTCCATATGAACCCGGCCAAAAGCGATACATCCACTTTCCGGACGGTGACCTCGCTGATGCCTTCGATCATATCGACGTACGTGGCGTACACGTTTAAGGCGTTCCCGCTCGATATGAGCCAGTATCAGGGTCTGTTCGGTGGAACGCGCATTCCTGAGTTGGGGAAAGATCGAATCTACCGAAGCGATTCTTCTCGCCATGTGCTCGTCCTCAACAAAGGCAACATGTACGCAGTAGATGTAATGGATGAGGCTG GTAATATTGAACAACCGGCCACACTCATGGCACGCATCGATCGAATCCTCAACGATAATAGGCCGCCGGCAGCAGAACCGCTGGGACTTCTAACGACTGAAAACCGTGACCGATGGGCGACGGCTAGAAGTCACCTGACGCAAATTGGAAGCAACGCCAAATCACTCGAGCTGGTCGATTCTGCACTGTTCTGCCTATGTCTGGACGATTCGACCATCAGCCCGGACAATCCAATCCCGGCTATACGCAACTTCCTTTTCGGCGATGGCACCAACCGATGGTTCGACAAGTCGTTCTCGCTCATTGTGGCCAAAGATGGGACGGCTGGCATTAACTTTGAACACTCCTGGGGCGACGGAGTGGCCGTGTTGCGATACTTCCAGGAGATTTTCAAAGAAACCACGACGGCACCGTTCGCTCATCCGGGTCTGAAAGGGAACGACCCGGCCGGAGCTGGCGGTAGCCCGGTAGTGCCGATCGAATTCACACTGGACGAGCAGGTGCGGGGTGCCGTTCGGGCAGCCGAGAATCACCACAACGCGATCATCGACTCGCTGGACATGAACTACATGAAGTTCGAGGGCATTAACAAGGGCGTTTGCAAGCAGCAACGCATCAGCCCAGACTCGGTGATGCAGCTTGGATTCCAGCTTGCGTTCTACAAGCAGCACGGCCGCTTTGTGGCCACGTACGAGTCGTGTAGTACGGCCGCGTTCCGACACGGGCGTACGGAAACCATGCGTCCCTGCACGCTCGCCACCAAAGAGTTCTGCAAAGAGATCGAGCGTGCCGAGGGCCCAAAAAAGAAGAGCGTGGCCGAGCTGCGCGAGCTTATGAACAAATGCTCCACCGTGCACGGGCAGCTAACGAAGGAGGCGGCCATGGGACAGGGCTTCGATAGGCATCTGTTTGGATTACGACACACGGCACAGAAAAACGGGTTACCACTGCCCGCGCTCTATGAAGACCCTGCGTATGGAGCCATCAATCACAACATTCTCTCGACCAGCACGCTCTCTTCGCCCGCTCTTTTGGCCGGTGGATTTGGCCCGGTGGTTCAAGATGGCTACGGCATCGGGTACAACATCCAGGACGCTTATCTGGGCAGCGTGGTAACAAGCTACAAGCCGCATCGCAATGGTCGCGAGTTTGTTGAATGTCTTCGTGAGGCTTATGAAGATATTACCAAGGTATTAACTTCCGGTGGTACTCCATCCAAAGGCAAATAA
- the LOC131265691 gene encoding DNA polymerase delta subunit 2 isoform X2, protein MLFPEDKYLTNHPASGGSFERLKVPYQNTSDSFHFHAKDFSKQFAFIYASRLDEMLNLLEDRVQQKWGNDIPIKRLADLREECPQKCVIIGTLFKHQELKPSILKEISEENQLAPQPPRSHYTNDTDILILEDALQRIRLVGNIDVHSVVTGVVCAVMGQDRYEESDGRFFVEDFIFYEGGMQKPLKPLESSPLLVLMSGLNQSAANDFSMSLELLQQWVFGNMEGFGQDHDWEAASIVRIVIAGNSVKASLKPKNHLQSKASNELASSELLSAVKAVDTLIYNLAQSVPVDLMPGEFDPANHMLPQQPMHHCLFPRSAEFTSFKGVPNPYSFEVADRIILGTAGQNAHDILRYSKLETPMDALKATLRWSHIFPTAPDTLPCYPYYQKDPFIIKECPHVYFAGNAGDFATDQWKGSNGESVRLVCVPSFSENQSIAVVNLRTMDCKKVSFKIEAIGEE, encoded by the exons atgttgtttcCGGAGGATAAGTACCTGACAAACCATCCAGCATCGGGGGGCAGTTTCGAACGTCTGAAAGTGCCGTACCAAAACACGTCGGATAGTTTCCATTTTCATGCGAAAGATTTCTCCAAACAGTTTGCATTCATCTATGCCTCTCGATTGGATGAAATGCTAAATTTACTTGAGGATCGCGTCCAGCAGAAATGGGGTAACGATATTCCGATCAAACGGTTGGCCGATCTTCGTGAGGAATGTCCTCAAAAGTGTGTTATCATCGGGACGCTCTTTAAGCATCAG GAATTGAAACCCAGCATCTTGAAAGAAATCTCGGAAGAAAACCAGCTGGCGCCGCAGCCGCCACGGTCGCACTATACGAACGACACGGATATACTCATTTTGGAAGACGCATTGCAACGAATCAGGCTCGTAGGAAACATCGATGTTCATTCTGTTGTAACTGGTGTTGTTTGTGCTGTAATGG GGCAAGACA GGTATGAGGAAAGCGATGGCCGATTTTTTGTCGAAGATTTCATCTTCTACGAGGGAGGTATGCAGAAACCTTTAAAACCACTCGAAAGCTCACCTCTGCTCGTATTGATGTCGGGATTGAATCAG AGTGCTGCAAACGATTtctcgatgtcgttggaattgTTGCAGCAGTGGGTTTTCGGTAATATGGAAGGTTTTGGACAAGACCACGACTGGGAAGCGGCCAGCATCGTCCGTATCGTCATTGCCGGTAACTCGGTGAAAGCATCGCTAAAACCCAAAAATCACCTCCAATCGAAAGCATCGAACGAGTTGGCGTCATCCGAACTTCTCAGCGCGGTCAAGGCAGTGGACACGCTTATTTACAATCTTGCCCAATCGGTCCCGGTCGATCTGATGCCGGGTGAGTTCGATCCGGCCAATCACATGCTTCCGCAGCAACCGATGCACCACTGCCTGTTTCCGCGGTCGGCCGAATTTACCTCTTTCAAGGGCGTACCGAATCCGTACTCCTTCGAGGTGGCCGATCGAATCATTCTCGGTACGGCCGGTCAGAATGCACACGATATACTGCGCTACTCCAAGCTAGAAACCCCAATGGACGCCTTGAAAGCCACGCTGCGCTGGAGTCATATCTTCCCGACAGCCCCGGATACCCTGCCCTGCTATCCGTACTATCAGAAGGATCCCTTTATCATCAAAGAGTGCCCTCACGTGTATTTTGCTGGCAACGCAGGAGATTTCGCGACGGATCAGTGGAAAGGATCGAATGGTGAGTCAGTCCGGTTGGTTTGTGTACCATCGTTCTCGGAAAATCAGAGCATTGCCGTCGTAAACCTTCGCACGATGGATTGTAAAAAGGTCAGCTTTAAGATAGAGGCCATCGGCGAGGAGTAg
- the LOC131265691 gene encoding DNA polymerase delta subunit 2 isoform X1, producing MLFPEDKYLTNHPASGGSFERLKVPYQNTSDSFHFHAKDFSKQFAFIYASRLDEMLNLLEDRVQQKWGNDIPIKRLADLREECPQKCVIIGTLFKHQELKPSILKEISEENQLAPQPPRSHYTNDTDILILEDALQRIRLVGNIDVHSVVTGVVCAVMGYEESDGRFFVEDFIFYEGGMQKPLKPLESSPLLVLMSGLNQSAANDFSMSLELLQQWVFGNMEGFGQDHDWEAASIVRIVIAGNSVKASLKPKNHLQSKASNELASSELLSAVKAVDTLIYNLAQSVPVDLMPGEFDPANHMLPQQPMHHCLFPRSAEFTSFKGVPNPYSFEVADRIILGTAGQNAHDILRYSKLETPMDALKATLRWSHIFPTAPDTLPCYPYYQKDPFIIKECPHVYFAGNAGDFATDQWKGSNGESVRLVCVPSFSENQSIAVVNLRTMDCKKVSFKIEAIGEE from the exons atgttgtttcCGGAGGATAAGTACCTGACAAACCATCCAGCATCGGGGGGCAGTTTCGAACGTCTGAAAGTGCCGTACCAAAACACGTCGGATAGTTTCCATTTTCATGCGAAAGATTTCTCCAAACAGTTTGCATTCATCTATGCCTCTCGATTGGATGAAATGCTAAATTTACTTGAGGATCGCGTCCAGCAGAAATGGGGTAACGATATTCCGATCAAACGGTTGGCCGATCTTCGTGAGGAATGTCCTCAAAAGTGTGTTATCATCGGGACGCTCTTTAAGCATCAG GAATTGAAACCCAGCATCTTGAAAGAAATCTCGGAAGAAAACCAGCTGGCGCCGCAGCCGCCACGGTCGCACTATACGAACGACACGGATATACTCATTTTGGAAGACGCATTGCAACGAATCAGGCTCGTAGGAAACATCGATGTTCATTCTGTTGTAACTGGTGTTGTTTGTGCTGTAATGG GGTATGAGGAAAGCGATGGCCGATTTTTTGTCGAAGATTTCATCTTCTACGAGGGAGGTATGCAGAAACCTTTAAAACCACTCGAAAGCTCACCTCTGCTCGTATTGATGTCGGGATTGAATCAG AGTGCTGCAAACGATTtctcgatgtcgttggaattgTTGCAGCAGTGGGTTTTCGGTAATATGGAAGGTTTTGGACAAGACCACGACTGGGAAGCGGCCAGCATCGTCCGTATCGTCATTGCCGGTAACTCGGTGAAAGCATCGCTAAAACCCAAAAATCACCTCCAATCGAAAGCATCGAACGAGTTGGCGTCATCCGAACTTCTCAGCGCGGTCAAGGCAGTGGACACGCTTATTTACAATCTTGCCCAATCGGTCCCGGTCGATCTGATGCCGGGTGAGTTCGATCCGGCCAATCACATGCTTCCGCAGCAACCGATGCACCACTGCCTGTTTCCGCGGTCGGCCGAATTTACCTCTTTCAAGGGCGTACCGAATCCGTACTCCTTCGAGGTGGCCGATCGAATCATTCTCGGTACGGCCGGTCAGAATGCACACGATATACTGCGCTACTCCAAGCTAGAAACCCCAATGGACGCCTTGAAAGCCACGCTGCGCTGGAGTCATATCTTCCCGACAGCCCCGGATACCCTGCCCTGCTATCCGTACTATCAGAAGGATCCCTTTATCATCAAAGAGTGCCCTCACGTGTATTTTGCTGGCAACGCAGGAGATTTCGCGACGGATCAGTGGAAAGGATCGAATGGTGAGTCAGTCCGGTTGGTTTGTGTACCATCGTTCTCGGAAAATCAGAGCATTGCCGTCGTAAACCTTCGCACGATGGATTGTAAAAAGGTCAGCTTTAAGATAGAGGCCATCGGCGAGGAGTAg
- the LOC131265704 gene encoding protein D2, with translation MSISRLQSCSTLTRTIFTTSIRLFSSAVAKNMEKHEVVPDVIPVAPTEVAKVSYPSGAVVNEGNVLTPTQVKDVPKVEWNAESGSLYTLCMTDPDAPSRKEPTYREWHHWLVGNIPGGDVAKGETLSAYVGSGPPEGTGLHRYVFLVYKQNGKLTFDEPRLTNTSGDNRGGFAIRKFAEKYKLGNPIAGNLYQAEWDDYVPLLYKQLGA, from the coding sequence ATGTCCATTAGCCGTCTCCAGTCGTGCTCCACATTAACCCGCACCATCTTCACCACTTCGATCCGTTTGTTCAGTTCTGCCGTCGCTAAAAACATGGAGAAACACGAAGTCGTTCCGGACGTTATCCCGGTTGCTCCGACCGAAGTGGCCAAAGTGTCCTACCCATCGGGTGCCGTCGTAAACGAGGGCAACGTTTTGACTCCGACGCAGGTGAAGGACGTCCCGAAAGTGGAGTGGAACGCGGAAAGTGGTAGCTTGTACACGCTCTGCATGACCGATCCGGATGCACCGAGCCGCAAGGAACCGACGTACCGCGAGTGGCACCACTGGCTGGTCGGAAACATTCCCGGCGGTGACGTCGCGAAGGGAGAAACCCTTTCCGCTTACGTCGGTTCCGGCCCGCCGGAAGGTACGGGACTGCATCGTTACGTGTTCCTGGTGTACAAGCAAAATGGTAAGCTGACGTTCGACGAGCCCCGACTGACGAATACCAGCGGAGACAACCGTGGCGGATTTGCCATCCGCAAGTTTGCGGAAAAGTATAAGCTGGGCAATCCGATTGCCGGTAATCTCTACCAGGCGGAATGGGACGATTACGTGCCACTGCTGTACAAGCAGCTGGGTGCATAA
- the LOC131265683 gene encoding rac GTPase-activating protein 1, which produces MELSLVAQFDELRRSCDVLRDGTAEVEFLRFAQLQDECRMQWLKSIEEAQRLQRELDNALRSITALESKLFHARKLLETETKARKHAEKERDLVEGKMLDVFDIVRNEHTLRDVTRERLAEFERVPRRRSRLGHGHHSELNGGEVDNDINSTGSFLVDLSLTQSEDDFLEPLKAQTKRKSWKKHRPSYNNNVSFKVPQDPPKQKAMEINSTATTMEPRGLGEIIAHAKVTVPTGNDGGPILAESTFRTAAPQQNHGPAVSSCASSNSTAATIVNVPPPTTPSEKPEMKKTIIQRQHDLASKTYIASDTCNQCQERIRFGYNGLKCRECKATFHLYCREKISFPCVPQSQTKNGRRGTANTAATNAPTTPHAPGVSKFMLEDFCPSSSPRIPALIVHCVSEIENRGLVEEGLYRVSASEREVRTLKEKFLRGKTIPTLGQMDVHVLCGCVKDFLRTLREPLIPPALYPEYRNFAATNSGLDINQRNIDTLCQLIERMPEPNRDTLAFLMLHFQRVALSERTKMSIDNLARVFAPTLVGYSRPDLDLNDMCAETFIQVIILQSMLHIPTDYWSRFIMLQSSNENVDGNGWKTMGAPTPRRGGVEPSAPSAATLEKERRFETPVLRRQKKDRKYYATPPYKTSKD; this is translated from the coding sequence ATGGAGTTATCGTTGGTGGCTCAATTCGATGAGCTTCGTCGGTCGTGTGATGTGTTGCGTGATGGCACGGCCGAAGTAGAATTTCTTCGCTTCGCCCAGCTACAGGATGAGTGCCGGATGCAGTGGCTAAAATCGATCGAGGAGGCCCAGCGCTTGCAGCGCGAGCTGGACAATGCATTGCGCAGCATAACAGCCCTGGAGTCTAAACTGTTTCATGCACGTAAACTCCTCGAAACAGAAACGAAAGCCCGGAAGCATGCCGAAAAGGAACGGGATTTGGTCGAGGGGAAGATGCTGGATGTGTTCGATATAGTAAGGAACGAACATACGCTGCGGGATGTGACGCGAGAACGGTTGGCCGAGTTTGAACGCGTGCCGCGGCGCCGATCTCGTCTCGGCCATGGCCATCACTCGGAGCTGAACGGTGGAGAAGTGGACAACGACATCAACTCGACGGGTTCGTTTTTGGTCGATCTATCGTTGACACAATCGGAGGACGATTTCCTCGAGCCTTTGAAAGCACAAACAAAGCGCAAGTCTTGGAAGAAGCACCGTCCTTCGTATAACAACAATGTCAGCTTTAAGGTACCGCAGGATCCTCCTAAGCAGAAGGcgatggaaataaattcaacTGCAACCACGATGGAACCACGCGGGCTTGGAGAAATCATTGCCCACGCCAAGGTGACCGTCCCGACCGGTAACGATGGTGGGCCAATTTTAGCCGAATCGACCTTCCGTACAGCGGCTCCTCAACAAAATCACGGTCCAGCCGTTTCTAGCTGTGCTTCATCCAACTCCACGGCTGCTACGATTGTGAATgttccaccaccaacaacaccatCCGAGAAGCCAGAGATGAAGAAAACTATCATACAACGGCAACACGATCTGGCAAGCAAGACGTACATCGCCTCGGATACGTGCAACCAGTGCCAGGAACGCATTCGTTTTGGCTACAATGGACTAAAGTGTCGCGAGTGCAAAGCCACCTTTCACCTCTACTGCCGGGAGAAAATATCGTTCCCCTGTGTTCCGCAATCTCAGACGAAGAACGGACGTCGTGGTACGGCGAACACGGCGGCTACCAATGCGCCCACTACCCCGCATGCACCGGGCGTATCGAAATTCATGCTAGAAGATTTCTGTCCCTCGTCCAGCCCTCGCATTCCGGCCCTCATCGTGCACTGCGTAAGCGAAATCGAAAACCGTGGCCTTGTGGAGGAAGGCTTGTACCGTGTGAGCGCCTCAGAGCGGGAAGTACGTACGCTGAAGGAAAAGTTCCTTCGCGGCAAAACCATCCCGACGCTCGGTCAGATGGACGTACATGTCCTTTGCGGTTGCGTTAAGGACTTTTTACGGACGCTCCGAGAGCCGCTCATCCCACCCGCACTGTACCCTGAGTATAGAAACTTTGCCGCCACAAACTCTGGGCTGGACATTAATCAGCGAAACATCGACACGCTCTGTCAGCTGATCGAACGGAtgcccgaaccgaaccgggacACGCTGGCGTTCCTGATGCTGCACTTCCAGCGCGTCGCTCTATCCGAGCGAACCAAAATGTCGATCGACAATCTGGCGCGTGTATTCGCCCCGACCCTCGTTGGTTACTCTCGGCCAGATCTGGACCTGAACGATATGTGTGCCGAAACTTTCATCCAAGTTATCATCCTCCAAAGTATGCTGCACATCCCGACCGACTACTGGAGCCGGTTCATTATGTTGCAGTCGTCAAACGAGAACGTCGATGGCAATGGCTGGAAGACCATGGGTGCACCAACTCCCCGGCGTGGTGGTGTTGAACCGAGTGCCCCTTCTGCGGCTACCCTGGAGAAAGAAAGACGCTTTGAAACACCAGTTCTGCGGCGGCAGAAAAAAGATAGGAAATACTATGCGACCCCACCGTACAAGACGTCGAAAGATTAA
- the LOC131265697 gene encoding actin-related protein 2/3 complex subunit 1A-B → MTERHTFGGTVSPITCHAWNKDRSQIAISPNNNEVHIYKREGSEWKLTDVLNQHDLRVMGIDWAPNTNRIVTCAVDRNAYVWTQGDDGKWKPTLVLLRINRAATCVRWSPLENKFAVGSGARLISVCYFESENDWWVSKHIKKPIRSTVTSIDWHPNNVLLVAGSTDYKVRVFSAFIKDIEQHPEPTAWGPKKPLGQILAEFKNSSTGGGWVHSVSFSSDGNRICWVGHDSAINIGIANGGNVGIKQKTEYLPFMCCEWISPNSILVAGHSCVPLIYTVAEGGKVVLAAKLDQSTKKEQSGISAMRIFQSLDRNLRTENSDTNLESIHQNAISCVCVYSGEKGNVQRVSTSGLDGQLVIWDIDTLTRSMQGLKL, encoded by the exons ATGACTGAAAGGCATACGTTTGGGGGCACGGTGAGCCCAATTACTTGCCATGCCTGGAATAAGGATCGTTCGC AAATTGCGATCTCACCGAACAATAACGAGGTGCACATTTATAAGCGTGAGGGCTCGGAATGGAAGCTGACCGATGTGCTGAACCAGCACGATCTGCGTGTGATGGGCATCGATTGGGCACCGAACACGAACCGTATCGTAACGTGCGCCGTGGACCGCAATGCGTACGTATGGACGCAGGGTGACGATGGCAAGTGGAAACCGACGCTGGTGTTGCTGCGCATCAACCGTGCCGCAACGTGTGTCCGCTGGTCACCGCTGGAGAACAAGTTTGCCGTCGGTTCCGGTGCCCGGCTGATATCGGTGTGCTACTTCGAATCGGAGAACGACTGGTGGGTTTCGAAGCACATCAAGAAACCGATCCGCTCGACGGTCACCTCGATCGATTGGCATCCGAACAATGTGCTGCTGGTGGCCGGTTCAACCGACTACAAGGTACGCGTGTTTTCGGCGTTCATCAAGGACATCGAGCAGCATCCGGAACCGACGGCCTGGGGCCCGAAGAAGCCATTGGGGcaaattttagccgagtttaAGAACTCCTCCACCGGTGGCGGTTGGGTGCATAGCGTTAGCTTTTCGTCCGACGGCAATCGGATCTGCTGGGTCGGGCACGACAGTGCCATCAACATTGGCATTGCCAATGGGGGCAACGTTGGGATCAAGCAGAAAACGGAGTACCTTCCGTTCATGTGTTGCGAGTGGATCTCGCCGAACTCGATACTGGTGGCTGGCCACAGTTGTGTTCCGCTGATTTACACCGTCGCCGAGGGTGGCAAGGTGGTGCTGGCTGCTAAGCTAGATCAGTCAACGAAGAAGGAGCAGAGCGGTATCTCGGCGATGCGCATTTTCCAGTCGTTGGATCGTAATCTTCGCACGGAGAACTCGGACACCAACCTGGAGTCGATCCACCAGAATGCCATCAGTTGCGTTTGCGTGTACAGCGGGGAGAAAGGAAACGTGCAGCGTGTCAGCACATCCGGTCTGGATGGCCAGCTAGTCATCTGGGACATCGACACGCTCACTCGTTCCATGCAGGGACTGAAGCTTTAA
- the LOC131265692 gene encoding protein dimmed: protein MRSDLSDDKHSVQLAAAEIAESSDTSGFYELASNGSANGIINNGTGQLHHQHQHHHPHLQHQQQQQQQQQTELQDKNANLLSVESLSPHSTGVTLRDTSRPKRTTRRMQMETAIDPDMTDSSSQSDDTSCGSSRTGSRGSNGGGGGSRSGQGGTNGNGNGSSSAAARRRKGALNAKERNLRRLESNERERMRMHSLNDAFQSLREVIPHVKKERRLSKIETLTLAKNYITALTDVIIVMRGEGEGGANGGQLHQQSLTDAGTVATLATMQGNCIATATTTTTTRTPAEVVVGALGHASELDPIASTLDLLTSSASAVTAAALADCAHESRAVLQQHHLPHHHQHHHHHLLPHHLQQQHQQQQDGTSNSSNSASSPSGSSISSIASSSTNGSSSGGGNSSTNSSSSGSIMDVSVGGTHSTNGQHHGSINNNHLNAHHFGNNSASSIDIENSFYEDPFQMM from the exons ATGCGGTCCGATCTTTCCGACGACAAACACAGCGTGCAGCTGGCGGCCGCGGAAATCGCGGAATCGTCCGACACCAGCGGCTTCTACGAGCTGGCCTCGAACGGGTCGGCAAACGGGATCATCAATAACGGTACCGGCCAActgcaccaccaacaccagcaccaccatccGCATCTgcaacaccaacagcagcagcagcagcagcaacaaacggAGCTGCAGGACAAAAATGCAAACCTCCTGTCGGTGGAATCGTTGTCGCCGCACTCGACGGGAGTCACGCTGAGGGACACGTCGCGACCGAAAAGAACCACCAGACGGATGCAGATG GAAACCGCTATCGATCCGGACATGACGGACTCGAGCTCACAAAGCGACGATACGAGCTGCGGAAGCAGTCGAACCGGCAGCCGGGGCAGCAATGGCGGCGGAGGCGGCAGTCGGTCGGGCCAGGGGGGCACGAATGggaacggaaacggaagcAGCAGTGCAGCGGCCCGACGCCGCAAGGGAGCGCTGAACGCGAAGGAGCGCAACCTGCGGCGATTGGAGTCGAACGAACGGGAACGGATGCGAATGCACAGTCTGAACGATGCGTTTCAG TCCTTACGCGAAGTTATACCGCACGTGAAGAAGGAACGGCGCCTGTCGAAGATCGAAACGCTCACGCTGGCAAAGAACTACATCACCGCGCTGACGGACGTAATTATTGTGATGCGTGGCGAGGGTGAGGGGGGTGCGAATGGCGGCCAGCTGCACCAACAGTCGCTAACCGACGCCGGAACCGTCGCTACGCTGGCCACCATGCAGGGCAATTGCATCGCCAccgcgaccaccaccaccaccaccaggacGCCGGCGGAAGTGGTCGTTGGGGCGTTGGGCCACGCGTCCGAATTGGATCCGATTGCGTCCACCCTCGATCTCCTCACGTCGTCGGCATCGGCGGTTACGGCGGCCGCACTGGCCGACTGTGCCCACGAGTCCCGTGCCGTCCTACAGCAACATCATCTTCCGcatcaccaccagcatcaccatcaccatcttcTGCCGCACCACCTtcagcaacagcaccagcaacagcaggatGGAACCAGCAACAGTAGCAACAGCGCCAGCAGTCCCAGCGgtagcagcatcagcagcatcgcCAGCAGTTCCACCAACGGTAGCAGCAGCGGAGGAGGtaacagcagcaccaacagcagcagcagtggcaGCATCATGGACGTGTCCGTTGGTGGCACACATTCGACGAATGGCCAGCACCACGGTAGCATAAACAACAATCACCTTAACGCCCACCATTTCGGTAACAATAGCGCCAGTAGTATAGATATTGAAAACAGCTTCTACGAGGATCCGTTTCAGATGATGTAA